A window of Stigmatopora nigra isolate UIUO_SnigA unplaced genomic scaffold, RoL_Snig_1.1 HiC_scaffold_43, whole genome shotgun sequence contains these coding sequences:
- the LOC144193021 gene encoding aldehyde dehydrogenase, mitochondrial-like isoform X2 translates to MDASHRGLLLSRLADAIERDSAYLAELETLDNGKPYAVSYTVDLPNVVKCLRYYAGWADKWEGKTIPIDGDYFCYTRHEPIGVCGQIIPWNFPLLMLAWKLGPALATGNTVVMKVAEQTPLTALYVSNLIKEVGFPEGVVNILAGMGPTAGAAIARHMDVDKVAFTGSTEVGHLIQQASGNSNLKKVTLELGGKSPNIIMSDAKMEDAVEQAHFALFFNQGQCCCAGSRTYVQEDIYEEFVERSAVRANRRVVGNPFDLKTEQGPQVDEEQFKKILGYISSGKREGAKLMCGGAAAADKGYFIQPTVFGDVDDNMTIAREEIFGPVMQILKFKTIEEVVERANDSIYGLAAAVFTKDIDKANYISNTLRAGTVWVNCYDVFGAQAPFGGYKASGNGRELGQYGLDNYTEVKTVTMKVPQKNS, encoded by the exons ATGGATGCCTCCCATCGTGGCCTGCTTCTCAGCCGTCTGGCTGATGCAATTGAGAGGGATTCTGCCTATCTTGCA gAACTGGAGACCCTTGACAATGGGAAGCCATATGCTGTCTCATATACAGTGGATCTGCCCAATGTGGTCAAATGTCTCAG ATACTATGCTGGCTGGGCTGATAAATGGGAAGGAAAGACCATTCCCATTGATGGAGATTATTTCTGCTACACCAGACATGAACCCATTGGAGTCTGTGGACAAATTATACCG TGGAACTTCCCCCTCTTGATGCTGGCGTGGAAACTTGGCCCCGCTCTTGCAACCGGTAACACTGTGGTGATGAAAGTCGCTGAGCAGACCCCGCTTACCGCTCTCTATGTATCCAACCTGATAAAAGAG gtGGGGTTTCCAGAAGGTGTGGTTAATATTTTGGCTGGCATGGGGCCTACAGCCGGTGCCGCTATCGCAAGACACATGGATGTTGATAAAGTGGCCTTTACAGGATCCACAGAG gtTGGTCATCTAATCCAACAGGCTTCAGGCAACAGTAATCTGAAAAAGGTCACTCTAGAACTTGGAGGAAAAAGTCCCAACATCATCATGTCTGATGCAAAAA TGGAAGATGCTGTGGAACAGGCAcactttgctttatttttcaacCAAGGCCAATGTTGTTGTGCTGGCTCCCGGACGTACGTTCAAGAAGATATCTACGAAGAGTTTGTAGAACGCAGTGCAGTGAGAGCTAACAGACGAGTTGTGGGAAACCCGTTTGATTTAAAGACTGAGCAGGGTCCTCAG GTGGATGAAGAGCAGTTCAAAAAGATTTTGGGTTATATCAGCAGTGGGAAAAGGGAAGGCGCTAAACTGATGTGTGGAGGCGCCGCGGCTGCTGACAAGGGATATTTCATCCAACCTACTGTGTTTGGAGATGTTGACGACAACATGACTATTGCCCGGGAGGAG ATCTTTGGTCCTGTAATGCAGATATTGAAGTTCAAAACAATCGAGGAGGTGGTAGAGAGAGCGAATGATTCTATATATGGTCTTGCTGCTGCCGTGTTCACCAAAGACATCGATAAGGCTAACTATATCTCCAATACCCTGCGCGCTGGAACAGTATG GGTTAATTGTTATGACGTGTTTGGGGCCCAGGCTCCATTTGGAGGATACAAGGCTTCAGGAAATGGGAGAGAGTTGGGACAATATGGCCTAGACAACTACACGGAAGTCAAAACG GTGACCATGAAAGTCCCACAGAAGAATTCATAA
- the LOC144193021 gene encoding aldehyde dehydrogenase, mitochondrial-like isoform X1, with amino-acid sequence MLRAVISRTLPRVKVLSGCRYSTTPIPAPNTQPEIHFNKLFINNEWQDATSGKSFPTVNPATGDVICHVAEANEVDVDKAVKAARNAFKLGSPWRRMDASHRGLLLSRLADAIERDSAYLAELETLDNGKPYAVSYTVDLPNVVKCLRYYAGWADKWEGKTIPIDGDYFCYTRHEPIGVCGQIIPWNFPLLMLAWKLGPALATGNTVVMKVAEQTPLTALYVSNLIKEVGFPEGVVNILAGMGPTAGAAIARHMDVDKVAFTGSTEVGHLIQQASGNSNLKKVTLELGGKSPNIIMSDAKMEDAVEQAHFALFFNQGQCCCAGSRTYVQEDIYEEFVERSAVRANRRVVGNPFDLKTEQGPQVDEEQFKKILGYISSGKREGAKLMCGGAAAADKGYFIQPTVFGDVDDNMTIAREEIFGPVMQILKFKTIEEVVERANDSIYGLAAAVFTKDIDKANYISNTLRAGTVWVNCYDVFGAQAPFGGYKASGNGRELGQYGLDNYTEVKTVTMKVPQKNS; translated from the exons ATGCTCCGTGCGGTGATTTCTCGAACGCTTCCACGAGTGAAGGTTTTGTCGGGGTGTCGGTACTCTACGACGCCAATACCAGCACCAAACACCCAACCCGAAATCCACTTTAATAAG CTGTTCATCAATAACGAGTGGCAAGATGCAACAAGTGGGAAAAGCTTCCCAACTGTAAACCCAGCAACAGGGGATGTCATCTGTCATGTGGCTGAGGCAAACGAA GTGGATGTTGACAAGGCAGTGAAAGCAGCACGCAATGCCTTCAAATTGGGATCGCCATGGAGACGGATGGATGCCTCCCATCGTGGCCTGCTTCTCAGCCGTCTGGCTGATGCAATTGAGAGGGATTCTGCCTATCTTGCA gAACTGGAGACCCTTGACAATGGGAAGCCATATGCTGTCTCATATACAGTGGATCTGCCCAATGTGGTCAAATGTCTCAG ATACTATGCTGGCTGGGCTGATAAATGGGAAGGAAAGACCATTCCCATTGATGGAGATTATTTCTGCTACACCAGACATGAACCCATTGGAGTCTGTGGACAAATTATACCG TGGAACTTCCCCCTCTTGATGCTGGCGTGGAAACTTGGCCCCGCTCTTGCAACCGGTAACACTGTGGTGATGAAAGTCGCTGAGCAGACCCCGCTTACCGCTCTCTATGTATCCAACCTGATAAAAGAG gtGGGGTTTCCAGAAGGTGTGGTTAATATTTTGGCTGGCATGGGGCCTACAGCCGGTGCCGCTATCGCAAGACACATGGATGTTGATAAAGTGGCCTTTACAGGATCCACAGAG gtTGGTCATCTAATCCAACAGGCTTCAGGCAACAGTAATCTGAAAAAGGTCACTCTAGAACTTGGAGGAAAAAGTCCCAACATCATCATGTCTGATGCAAAAA TGGAAGATGCTGTGGAACAGGCAcactttgctttatttttcaacCAAGGCCAATGTTGTTGTGCTGGCTCCCGGACGTACGTTCAAGAAGATATCTACGAAGAGTTTGTAGAACGCAGTGCAGTGAGAGCTAACAGACGAGTTGTGGGAAACCCGTTTGATTTAAAGACTGAGCAGGGTCCTCAG GTGGATGAAGAGCAGTTCAAAAAGATTTTGGGTTATATCAGCAGTGGGAAAAGGGAAGGCGCTAAACTGATGTGTGGAGGCGCCGCGGCTGCTGACAAGGGATATTTCATCCAACCTACTGTGTTTGGAGATGTTGACGACAACATGACTATTGCCCGGGAGGAG ATCTTTGGTCCTGTAATGCAGATATTGAAGTTCAAAACAATCGAGGAGGTGGTAGAGAGAGCGAATGATTCTATATATGGTCTTGCTGCTGCCGTGTTCACCAAAGACATCGATAAGGCTAACTATATCTCCAATACCCTGCGCGCTGGAACAGTATG GGTTAATTGTTATGACGTGTTTGGGGCCCAGGCTCCATTTGGAGGATACAAGGCTTCAGGAAATGGGAGAGAGTTGGGACAATATGGCCTAGACAACTACACGGAAGTCAAAACG GTGACCATGAAAGTCCCACAGAAGAATTCATAA